The following are encoded together in the Blautia obeum ATCC 29174 genome:
- a CDS encoding MATE family efflux transporter, whose amino-acid sequence MTVGNPVRLIIQFMIPMFLGNIFQQFYNIVDSIVAGQFIGVDALAAIGSTGSLMFFVTGWLNGLSSGFAIIVAQMFGAKKYDDMRHFVAMSIYLMFGFAAAMTIGFLVFNVPILRLMNSPADLMGDVAGYMGIIYAGLLVTAAYNTLAAFLRALGDSKSPLYFLIISAGINVVLDIVLIRFAGMGVEGCAYATVIAQGVSAICCLVYIKKKYPILHLEKKNFELRKGSMSKLMILGIPMGLQFSITAIGTIIVQSAVNIYGATYMAGFSAAGKIQNVIGMVAVSMGATIATYVGQNRGAGRMDRVKQGVKYSWIMLLVWSVVEMALVYFGGKYFTYLFISPSQTDVVQVSVIYFRTVFWAYPFLCTIFVFRNALQGMGYGMVPMLGGVFELVARTLIVVLVAGRTTFAGVCLADPMAWIAALIPLIPYYYYVMGKHMKAMRQ is encoded by the coding sequence ATGACTGTGGGAAATCCGGTCAGACTGATCATTCAGTTTATGATACCGATGTTTCTTGGAAACATATTCCAACAGTTTTATAATATTGTAGATTCTATTGTGGCAGGACAGTTTATTGGAGTAGATGCACTTGCTGCAATTGGAAGTACCGGATCACTGATGTTTTTTGTGACCGGTTGGCTGAACGGACTGAGTAGTGGATTCGCAATTATTGTGGCACAGATGTTTGGAGCGAAGAAGTATGACGATATGAGGCATTTTGTGGCAATGTCCATTTATCTTATGTTTGGTTTTGCTGCTGCTATGACCATAGGATTTTTGGTATTTAATGTGCCGATTCTGCGACTTATGAATTCTCCGGCAGATCTGATGGGAGATGTGGCCGGATATATGGGAATTATTTATGCAGGTCTTCTTGTTACTGCAGCGTATAATACGTTGGCTGCGTTTCTGCGTGCACTGGGAGATTCGAAATCCCCGTTGTATTTTCTGATCATTTCAGCGGGCATCAATGTTGTGCTGGATATTGTACTGATTCGTTTTGCAGGAATGGGAGTAGAAGGCTGTGCATATGCAACTGTTATCGCACAGGGCGTTTCAGCAATCTGCTGCCTGGTTTATATAAAAAAGAAATATCCGATTCTTCATCTTGAAAAGAAAAACTTTGAACTTCGAAAAGGCAGTATGAGTAAACTGATGATTCTTGGAATTCCCATGGGACTTCAGTTTTCCATCACGGCAATAGGAACGATCATCGTACAGAGTGCGGTAAATATTTATGGCGCTACCTATATGGCTGGATTTTCCGCTGCAGGAAAGATCCAGAATGTAATTGGTATGGTGGCTGTTTCTATGGGGGCAACGATCGCGACATATGTCGGACAGAATCGTGGAGCAGGACGTATGGACCGGGTAAAACAGGGAGTAAAATATTCCTGGATCATGCTTCTGGTATGGAGTGTGGTTGAGATGGCTCTGGTTTATTTCGGTGGAAAATATTTTACATATCTGTTTATCAGCCCGTCACAGACAGATGTTGTGCAGGTGTCTGTGATATATTTCCGTACAGTATTCTGGGCATATCCGTTTTTGTGTACAATTTTTGTATTTCGAAATGCCCTGCAGGGGATGGGATACGGAATGGTACCAATGCTGGGAGGCGTTTTTGAACTGGTTGCCAGAACACTGATCGTAGTTTTGGTTGCGGGAAGAACGACGTTTGCAGGCGTTTGTTTGGCGGATCCAATGGCCTGGATCGCAGCACTGATTCCACTGATTCCATATTACTATTATGTAATGGGAAAACATATGAAAGCAATGAGACAATAG
- a CDS encoding dihydroorotate dehydrogenase, whose product MINTKVTLAGVELKNPVMTASGTFGSGAEYSEFVDLNKLGGVVTKGVANVPWPGNPTPRVTETASGMLNAIGLQNPGIDLFCRRDIPFLKQYDTKIIVNVCGKSTEDYCEVVEKLADEPVDLLEINVSCPNVKEGGIAFGQNPHALEAITKEVKKYAKQPIIMKLSPNVTDITEMARAAEAGGADILSLINTLTGMKIDIYRKTFALANKTGGMSGPAVKPVAVRMVYQVAQAVKLPIIGMGGIATAEDALEFIMAGATAVSVGTANFFNPYATTEIVDGLAKFMEQQKVEDINQLIGIVK is encoded by the coding sequence ATGATCAATACAAAAGTAACTCTTGCTGGAGTTGAATTAAAAAATCCTGTCATGACTGCTTCCGGTACGTTTGGTTCTGGTGCAGAATATAGTGAATTTGTAGATCTTAATAAACTTGGTGGTGTTGTGACTAAGGGTGTTGCAAACGTACCATGGCCAGGAAACCCGACTCCGAGAGTGACAGAGACTGCAAGCGGAATGCTGAATGCAATCGGACTTCAGAATCCGGGAATTGATCTTTTTTGCAGAAGAGACATTCCATTTCTGAAACAGTATGACACAAAAATTATTGTAAATGTTTGTGGAAAGAGTACAGAAGATTATTGTGAAGTGGTGGAAAAACTGGCGGATGAGCCGGTCGACTTACTGGAAATCAATGTATCCTGCCCAAATGTGAAAGAGGGTGGTATTGCATTTGGACAGAATCCTCATGCACTGGAAGCAATCACAAAAGAAGTAAAGAAATATGCAAAACAGCCGATCATCATGAAACTCAGTCCGAATGTGACTGATATCACAGAGATGGCCAGAGCGGCTGAGGCTGGTGGTGCAGATATTCTTTCTTTGATCAATACACTTACCGGAATGAAAATTGATATTTACAGAAAAACATTTGCTCTGGCAAACAAGACGGGCGGGATGTCCGGCCCGGCAGTGAAACCGGTTGCAGTGCGTATGGTTTATCAGGTTGCACAGGCTGTAAAACTCCCGATTATCGGCATGGGTGGAATTGCAACAGCAGAAGATGCACTTGAATTTATCATGGCAGGTGCAACAGCAGTGTCAGTTGGAACCGCTAATTTCTTTAATCCATATGCAACAACAGAAATTGTGGATGGGCTGGCGAAATTTATGGAACAGCAGAAAGTTGAGGATATCAATCAGCTGATTGGTATTGTAAAATAG